One genomic window of Ascaphus truei isolate aAscTru1 unplaced genomic scaffold, aAscTru1.hap1 HAP1_SCAFFOLD_698, whole genome shotgun sequence includes the following:
- the LOC142485988 gene encoding uncharacterized protein LOC142485988: MDTEYYKGEAERILSDDITYARLKTNPHKEFCIEFLTLLDKGSTTGVLNEKEYDYLNIKFPVMPIFYFLPKIHKDIKAPPGRPIISGIGSLTSRLSEYIDGFLQPYVAEMRSYLRDTTQILNVLEQVIWQDDYKICTCDVTSLYTSIKHDDGIEAINRTLTKDPTVKIEQRRFILESINFILKHNLFKFDGTYFLQKCGTAMSTKFAPSYANLFMDNWETDTIWSEHEFGADLVLWRRYIDDVFFIWKGSSENLNHFLNYINTNERNLAFTTCIGNNTVDFLDLTIYIEDTKLKTKTFFKKVDCNNYLLNTSCHHKKWLKNIPPGQFRRIRRNCSDDHIYREQSNILKKRFIAKNYDNDKMDIAIREVGELERIEILKTNPPKPKEEFSIAFLTQFSQDAGSIQQILNKHWHLLQGDPTLKEYLPEKPKVIYKRADNIKRKLAPSLFRMENRTTGQDSNWLQTAKGFHRCNTCKACKQGSKEKIQFSSNTTGEQFKTGSFINCKSEFVVYLLNCPCGLQYVGRTSRPLRVRILEHLGNIRRKLMTHSVSKHFALHHQGDPSGLEFRGIEVVPPHWRGGDRLTSLSRKETFWIYKLKSLVPTGLNVEIDIAAFL; the protein is encoded by the coding sequence atggacactgaatattataagggagaagcagagaggatatTATCTGAcgacatcacctatgcacgtcttaAGACGAATCCGCATAAAGAATTCTGTATAGAATTCCTCACCCTACTAGACAAAGGCAGTACAACAGGAGTCCTAAATGAAAAAGAATACGactatttaaatataaaattccCAGTTATGccgatattttattttttacccaaaatacataaggatattaaagcaccaccagggagacccatcatctctgggataggctcacTCACGTCGCGACTATCGGAATATATAGATGGTTTTCTACAACCATatgttgcggagatgcggtcctatctaAGAGATACCACGCAAATTCTTAATGTATTAGAACAGGTAATTTGGCAAGATGACTACAAAATCTGCACTTGTGATGTAACTTCATTATACACATCCATAAAACACGACGATGGAATTGAAGCCATCAATAGGACATTAACAAAAGACCCAACTGTTAAAATAGAACAAAGACGCTTCATTTTAGAAAGTATCAATTTTATTCTGAAGCATAACCTTTTTAAatttgatggaacatatttccTACAAAAATGTGGCACAGCGATGAGTACGAAAttcgcaccaagttatgccaatctgttcatggACAATTGGGAGACTGATACCATCTGGTCAGAGCATGAATTTGGTGCGGATCTCGTGCTATGgcgaagatacatcgatgatgtgtttttcatCTGGAAAGGTAGTAGTGAAAACTTGAACCATTTCTTAAACTATATTAATACTAATGAGAGGAACTTGGCTTTTACAACTTGCATAGGAAATAACACGGTAGACTTCTTAGACCTTACTATTTACATAGAAGACACCAAACtaaagactaaaactttcttcaaaaaagTGGACTGTAACAACTACCTacttaacactagctgccaccacaaaaaatggttaaagaacatacccccaggacagtttcgtcgaattaggagaaactgtagcgatgaccatatttatagggaacaatccaatattcttaAGAAGCGTTTCATTGCTAAAAACTATGATAACGATAAGATGGATATAGCAATAAGAGAAGTAGGGGAGCTCGAACGTATTGAAATCCTTAAAACTAATCCACCTAAACCCAAAGAAGAGTTCAGCATCGCTTTCTTAACACAGTTTAGTCAGGATGCAGGAAGCATACAacagatcctgaataaacactggcatctcctacagggagaccccaccctGAAAGAGTACCTCCCAGAAAAACCGAAAGTCATCTATAAAAGGGCAGATAACATCAAAAGAaagttagcaccaagcctctttAGAATGGAGAATAGAACAACAGGCCAGGACTCAAACTGGCTACAAACAGCCAAAGGTTTCCATAGATGTAAtacatgcaaagcatgcaaacagggAAGTAAGGAAAAAATTCAGTTCAGCTCTAAtacaacaggagaacagttcaaaaccGGCAGCTTCATTAATTGCAAATCAGAATTCGTAGTCTACCTTTtaaactgcccctgtggactccaataTGTAGGGCGCACCAGTCGACCCCTGCGGGTGCGTATTTTGGAACACCTAGGGAATATCAGACGGAAACtaatgacacatagtgtctctaagcatttcgcactacatcaccaaggagatccgtcgggccttgaatttaggggcattgaagtagtccccccacattggaggggaggcgacagactgacatctctatcaagaaaagaaacgttttggatctacaaattgaaaagcctggtacccacaggcctcaatgtagagatagacattgcagcctttCTCTGA